A window of the Arachis duranensis cultivar V14167 chromosome 5, aradu.V14167.gnm2.J7QH, whole genome shotgun sequence genome harbors these coding sequences:
- the LOC107487220 gene encoding transcription factor bHLH93, with amino-acid sequence MELSQLGFLEELLLLAPRRVEETCWNNGFNDLLPTTPPPSASVSASWSFDSLDDNPSLNPSFSSFSTPLDHRFDSSYAASFPFLDAFTIPPELHHSPPPLLPQQEHNHNNHHPLVEEEEEELGFLGNDDNNQSLEERNSGRCKVEEQQALEVPAVVFNMGMCGEKKVPKSKKLEGQPSKNLMAERRRRKRLNDRLSMLRSIVPKISKMDRTSILGDTIDYMKELLERIAKLQEETMEEEGKNQIHLLGISKELKPNEVMFRNSPKFDVERRDHDTRISICCATKPGLLLSTVNTLEALGLEIHQCVISGFNDFSMQASCSEVAEERNCISTEDVKQALFKNAGYGGRCV; translated from the exons atggagctTTCTCAACTTGGTTTTCTGGAGGAACTACTACTACTGGCTCCAaggagagtagaagaaacatgTTGGAATAATGGTTTCAATGATCTACTCCCTACTACACCTCCTCCTTCTGCTTCTGTTTCTGCTTCTTGGAGCTTTGACTCTCTTGATGATAACCCTTCTTTGAATCCCTCATTTTCTTCATTCTCTACACCTTTAGACCACAGATTTGACTCTTCTTATGCTGCTTCATTTCCATTTCTTGATGCCTTCACAATCCCACCAGAGCTTCATCACTCACCACCGCCACTTTTGCCACAACAAGAACACAACCACAACAACCACCACCCTttggtggaagaagaagaagaagagcttGGATTTCTTGGTAATGATGATAACAATCAGAGCTTGGAAGAGAGGAACAGTGGTAGATGCAAAGTTGAGGAACAACAAGCTCTTGAGGTGCCAGCTGTAGTGTTCAACATGGGAATGTGTGGAGAGAAAAAGGTACCAAAGTCAAAGAAACTTGAAGGGCAGCCCTCAAAGAATCTCATGGctgaaaggagaagaagaaagcgTTTGAATGATCGCCTTTCAATGCTGAGGTCCATAGTCCCTAAGATAAGCAAG ATGGACAGGACCTCCATTCTAGGAGATACCATAGATTACATGAAAGAGCTTCTAGAAAGGATTGCTAAGTTGCAAGAGGAAACAATGGAAGAGGAGGGAAAGAATCAGATACACCTCTTGGGAATTTCAAAAGAGCTAAAGCCAAATGAAGTAATGTTCAGAAACTCCCCTAAg TTTGATGTTGAGAGGAGGGACCATGACACAAGGATCAGCATCTGCTGTGCTACAAAGCCAGGGTTGTTGCTGTCAACAGTGAACACTCTAGAAGCATTAGGCCTTGAAATTCACCAATGTGTCATAAGCGGCTTCAATGATTTTTCAATGCAAGCATCTTGCTCAGAG GTCGCTGAGGAAAGAAACTGTATTAGCACAGAAGATGTTAAGCAAGCACTATTCAAAAATGCAGGCTATGGTGGAAGATGTGTctaa
- the LOC107487056 gene encoding uncharacterized protein LOC107487056, whose product MPLKKDATITHQPRRSSRFLQENNDQLPPTTPRRSPRFLSHNPTTPIASKLKDSSKKPSNQRKPIESCSRNTRGCTTLLRRSPRFVEGEVSTATYQNDGKESRNDKPSVSEAKVEKKHVVCGIASVEVSDVRKNEGGEKAKRKKRKRGKETAEGWAKEQELALQRAFFSVKPSPHFWKNVSKMVPGKSQQDCFDRIHGDHMTPPQLPPRSRARTVKSSPIQQFSISASELLKPTDKKVRRPNILKPKNCITQKSVEKLLQHRLQVDQGRRGDIFSILEPNIDFSSNASQPSAALSTPTKQKENQVLLQSCTETSSSSHKKKQSLSRFSGSHVTNLVSPPVLKQVKNKGMHEKYINQLRRREARRIANSARLQIPVPGKIIHKGDVVKAAKVALASEARDAINKFQQSQVNFMDNTFCSDEENIDDNV is encoded by the exons ATGCCGCTGAAGAAAGATGCCACAATCACCCACCAACCTCGAAGGTCTTCAAGATTCCTTCAAGAAAACAACGATCAGCTTCCCCCAACAACTCCTCGAAGGTCTCCTAGGTTCCTCAGCCACAACCCCACAACACCCATCGCTTCTAAGCTCAAAGATTCTTCAAAGAAACCTTCCAATCAGAGAAAGCCAATTGAATCTTGCTCCCGAAACACCAGAGGTTGTACCACTCTGTTGAGAAGATCTCCCAGATTCGTCGAAGGGGAAGTCTCTACTGCGACGTACCAAAACGACGGGAAAGAGAGCAGAAACGACAAACCCTCGGTGTCCGAGGCGAAGGTGGAGAAAAAACATGTGGTTTGCGGTATTGCGAGTGTGGAAGTTTCTGATGTAAGGAAGAATGAAGGTGGAGAGAAggcaaagaggaagaagagaaagcgTGGCAAAGAGACAGCGGAAGGGTGGGCCAAGGAACAAGAATTGGCACTGCAAAGAGCATTCTTTTCTGTGAAACCAAGCCCCCATTTTTGGAAGAACGTTTCTAAAATG GTGCCAGGAAAGTCTCAACAAGATTGCTTTGATAGAATTCATGGTGACCACATGACGCCGCCTCAATTGCCTCCTCGATCAAGGGCAAGGACAGTTAAATCATCGCCCATTCAACAATTCTCAATCTCTGCCAGTGAACTGCTCAAACCCACTGATAAGAAGGTTAGAAGACCAAATATTCTCAAACCAAAGAACTGCATAACCCAGAAGTCTGTTGAGAAGCTGTTACAGCACCGTCTTCAAGTCGATCAAGGCCGCAGAGGGGacatattttccattcttgaaCCAAACATTGATTTTTCTTCCAATGCTTCTCAGCCTAGTGCAGCACTTTCTACTCCAAcgaaacaaaaggaaaaccaaGTGTTGCTGCAAAGTTGCACTGAGACATCATCTTCAAGCCATAAGAAGAAGCAGTCCCTTTCAAGATTTAGCGGCTCCCACGTTACAAATCTTGTTAGCCCCCCTGTGCTAAAGCAAGTGAAGAACAAGGGAATGCATGAGAAATACATCAATCAACTACGTCGTAGGGAAGCAAGGAGAATAGCAAATTCTGCAAGATTACAAATCCCTGTACCTGGAAAAATAATTCACAAAGGGGATGTAGTTAAAGCTGCAAAAGTTGCCTTGGCTTCTGAAGCTAGAGATGCCATCAACAAGTTTCAACAGTCCCAAGTCAATTTCATGGACAACACCTTTTGTTCTGATGAGGAAAACATTGACGACAATGTATAG